A part of Silvimonas soli genomic DNA contains:
- a CDS encoding S-methyl-5'-thioinosine phosphorylase has product MLAIIGGTGAGQLANLEVTRRQVVRTPYGDPSGPLTFGEVGGKPVVFIARHGYGHTIPPHLINYRANIWALADQKVTQIVAIASVGGIRADMGPGVLTLPDQIIDYTWGRKQTMYEGGLHPVTHIDFTEPYSADLRATVLAAARQVGVDIVDGGVYACTQGPRLETAAEIRRIQRDGGDIVGMTAMPEAALAREAGVEYATIAVVSNWAAGQQDSARGVVFTTASGVFEAAMARTNSILEALLKQS; this is encoded by the coding sequence ATGCTCGCCATCATCGGCGGAACTGGCGCTGGCCAGCTGGCCAATCTGGAAGTTACGCGCCGGCAAGTCGTGCGCACACCTTATGGTGACCCGTCTGGCCCGCTGACATTTGGCGAAGTGGGTGGTAAACCAGTGGTATTCATTGCCCGTCACGGCTACGGCCATACCATCCCGCCGCACCTGATCAACTACCGCGCCAATATCTGGGCGCTGGCCGATCAAAAAGTCACCCAGATTGTGGCCATCGCTTCAGTTGGCGGAATTCGCGCCGATATGGGGCCAGGTGTGCTGACTTTGCCGGACCAGATCATTGATTACACGTGGGGGCGCAAACAGACAATGTACGAGGGCGGCCTGCATCCGGTTACCCACATTGATTTTACCGAGCCCTACAGTGCAGATTTACGAGCAACCGTACTGGCCGCGGCAAGGCAAGTGGGCGTAGATATCGTCGATGGCGGTGTCTATGCCTGTACCCAAGGCCCACGTCTGGAAACCGCCGCAGAAATCCGCCGCATCCAGCGCGACGGCGGTGATATCGTAGGCATGACCGCCATGCCGGAAGCCGCACTAGCCAGGGAGGCGGGTGTCGAGTACGCCACCATCGCGGTCGTCTCTAACTGGGCAGCAGGACAGCAAGACAGCGCGCGCGGCGTAGTTTTTACGACAGCAAGTGGCGTGTTTGAGGCGGCGATGGCTCGCACCAATTCGATATTGGAAGCATTGTTAAAACAGTCCTGA